The Panicum virgatum strain AP13 chromosome 5K, P.virgatum_v5, whole genome shotgun sequence genome has a window encoding:
- the LOC120708499 gene encoding uncharacterized protein LOC120708499, whose translation MTATSRAPRRPRIRTRGPPPTPIRTARGARSAAADERVLAEFLEASLRVPDLAPPPPRKRFSFPPAPPPPAPREVSSRALVSGDAGSALLAAAESGAFSVAGAVDAREVREAVEASGAVFAAADDEAKREQLGRWFRRRGPVAGGEEFCWFRPVSPDEDRALGAALPGSTYRVFREKMDTVASKMESVAKKSIRLLSDIVETPKDSAALSREAESILCLTLYNSSKSNTSWNEFSSTDPRNSHALSIHLSGGDRQICLRNQGGSTVFSLPAGSMLVAIGKQIQEWSNGQLKTAVGEVLFEITDEPGPFVSLELVYSPDDLHLSEVGRRARCIDRPTIVSFRDQILVALILLFLFYLFWR comes from the exons ATGACGGCGACGTCCAGGGCCCCGCGGCGCCCCCGCATCCGCACCCGCggcccgccgccgaccccgatccgcacggcgcgcggcgcgcgctccgccgctgccgacgaGCGCGTCCTCGCCGAGTTCCTCGAGGCCTCCCTCCGCGTGCCCGAcctcgcgccgcccccgccccggaAGCGCTTCAGCTtcccgcccgcgcccccgccgccggcgccgcgcgagGTCTCCTCGCGGGCCCTCGTCTCGGGCGACGCGGGCTCGGCGCTGCTAGCCGCAGCGGAGTCCGGCGCGTTCTCCGTGGCCGGCGCGGTCGACGCCCGCGAGGTGCGGGAGGCCGTGGAGGCGTCGGGGGCGGTGTTCGCGGCGGCGGATGATGAGGCGAAGCGCGAGCAGCTGGGCAGGTGGTTCCGGAGGAGGGGTCCGGTGGCAGGCGGGGAGGAGTTCTGCTGGTTCCGGCCGGTGAGCCCCGACGAGGATCGCGCGCTGGGCGCGGCCTTGCCCGGCTCCACGTATCGGGTGTTCAG GGAGAAGATGGACACTGTCGCGTCAAAAATGGAGAGCGTTGCGAAAAAATCGATCAGGCTTCTATCTGATATTGTCGAGACTCCTAAAGACTCTGCTGCTCTGTCCAGAGAAGCAGAGTCAATCCTGTGCCTGACACTGTACAACAGTAGCAAATCGAACACAAGTTGGAACGAGTTTAGCAGCACTGATCCTCGTAACTCGCACGCTTTGAGCATCCACCTCTCTGGAGGCGATCGACAGATTTGCCTCCGAAACCAGGGCGGCTCGACCGTTTTCAGTTTGCCTGCAGGCTCTATGCTCGTCGCAATCGGCAAGCAGATTCAG GAATGGTCCAATGGGCAGCTCAAGACCGCTGTTGGCGAGGTACTGTTTGAGATAACCGATGAACCAGGCCCCTTCGTCTCCCTGGAACTCGTGTACTCTCCAGACGACCTGCATCTTTCTGAGGTCGGCCGGCGGGCCAGGTGCATTGACCGTCCGACGATCGTCTCCTTTAGGGACCAGATACTGGTTGCTCTGATCCTGCTGTTTTTGTTCTACCTCTTCTGGCGCTGA